A window of the Rhizobium brockwellii genome harbors these coding sequences:
- a CDS encoding NIPSNAP family protein, with protein MITCHLRYVIDPYKLAEFEEYARLWIPIVNRMGGTHHGYFLPSEGANNIAVALFSFPSLAAYEDYRTRMASDPECQAAFELDKCNRSIVSYERSFMRPVLG; from the coding sequence ATGATTACCTGCCACCTGCGTTATGTGATTGATCCGTATAAGCTTGCCGAATTCGAAGAATATGCCCGGCTCTGGATCCCGATCGTCAACAGGATGGGCGGCACCCATCACGGTTATTTCCTGCCGTCCGAAGGCGCCAACAATATTGCCGTTGCGCTGTTTTCCTTCCCGAGCCTTGCCGCCTACGAGGACTATCGCACACGCATGGCAAGCGATCCGGAATGTCAGGCGGCTTTCGAACTCGACAAATGCAACCGCAGTATCGTCAGCTATGAACGCAGCTTCATGCGGCCCGTACTCGGCTGA
- a CDS encoding ABC transporter ATP-binding protein, with amino-acid sequence MSFLTLTNIQKSFGPVQVVKNFNMTIEKGEFVSFLGPSGCGKTTVLRMIAGFETPTGGTLTINGKDQSALKPNQRNIGMVFQAYALFPNMTVHDNVAFGLKVAGAPKPEIDARVKEMLGLIKLDHLADRFPYQMSGGQQQRVALARALAVKPQVLLLDEPLSALDAKIRVSLREEIRQIQQQLGITTVFVTHDQEEALSISDRIVVMNAGKADQIGSPFEIYNTPATRFVASFVGTLNLIEAKVVDPDTNRIQIGDQGITLKQSVAAHKAGETISLALRPEAGSLSDSVKSDTALTGQVVSAHFLGSVIRTRMNVGGNVISFDMFNSPGTTPPQAGETVTLRFMAADLLIIRD; translated from the coding sequence ATGTCTTTTCTCACGCTGACCAACATTCAGAAATCCTTCGGCCCGGTTCAGGTCGTCAAGAACTTCAACATGACGATCGAGAAGGGTGAGTTCGTCTCCTTCCTCGGACCGTCGGGCTGCGGCAAGACGACCGTCCTGCGCATGATCGCCGGCTTCGAAACGCCGACCGGCGGCACGCTGACCATCAACGGCAAGGACCAAAGCGCGCTGAAGCCGAACCAGCGCAATATCGGCATGGTGTTCCAGGCCTACGCGCTGTTCCCCAACATGACGGTACACGACAACGTCGCCTTCGGTCTCAAGGTCGCCGGCGCCCCAAAACCTGAAATCGACGCCCGCGTCAAGGAAATGCTCGGCCTGATCAAGCTTGATCACCTCGCCGACCGCTTCCCCTACCAGATGTCGGGCGGCCAGCAGCAGCGTGTCGCCCTTGCTCGTGCGCTTGCTGTCAAGCCGCAGGTGCTGCTGCTCGACGAGCCGCTCTCCGCACTCGACGCCAAGATCCGCGTGTCGCTGCGCGAGGAAATCCGCCAGATCCAGCAGCAACTCGGCATCACCACAGTCTTCGTCACCCATGATCAGGAAGAAGCCCTGTCGATCTCCGACCGCATCGTCGTCATGAATGCCGGCAAGGCCGACCAGATCGGTTCGCCCTTCGAGATCTACAATACGCCGGCGACGCGCTTCGTCGCCTCCTTCGTCGGCACGCTGAACCTCATCGAGGCCAAGGTCGTCGATCCCGATACCAACCGCATCCAGATCGGCGATCAGGGCATAACGCTGAAGCAGTCGGTCGCGGCCCACAAGGCCGGCGAAACCATTTCGCTGGCGCTGCGTCCGGAAGCCGGCTCCCTCTCCGACAGCGTCAAAAGCGACACGGCGCTGACCGGTCAGGTCGTTTCGGCCCATTTTCTGGGGTCGGTCATCCGCACCCGCATGAATGTCGGCGGCAACGTCATCTCCTTCGACATGTTCAACAGCCCGGGCACCACCCCGCCACAGGCCGGCGAAACGGTAACGCTGCGCTTCATGGCAGCCGACCTGCTCATCATCCGCGACTGA